The following coding sequences are from one Epilithonimonas vandammei window:
- a CDS encoding Eco57I restriction-modification methylase domain-containing protein: MSEPLEINDDLTVIEGSKNELILFAKDEDAKSFLKLLELNRQSNSRTLVTLNAVTNTKKFLNRFQYFGGKIFLCLEANRTGDAATLKILMEFKEKNIKDIRKMYEISANGNKDLSQYLKNKLDDLHKNSNLVTSKESENAATTIRPNGISDTQHLESGSAGRDSGKPLQNSQSEQNANNNRGQNVGGSNAGNGSSGAERSDLTIGERGRRSTDGTQSQDAEEKPSVGRIIFGRIATSTGRSEGQVPKITNNSANVAELDGLIAKYNGQKLTNQQVAEVVSAACFISNNKEVIFKDGIAITEELKDICNQFKSGGVAKEGRGILDEYYTDEKIVEAVRNLIKEPFENRKELNVLEPSVGTGNFLYAAKGLASNATISAFEINETTAKIAKILHPEANINLRSFETEFIDEKGNKKDFSYQYDLVIGNPPYGEHRGLYKGLGEEPKLSRYEDYFVKRSLDVLKDDGVLAMVLPSGWLNRKRDLENAELVKAFRLPTGAFSGTQIGTDIIILKKSAQIIKHNISDYFEKNPENILGEIREKPNSFGRMELYVHGNLDEALARLQRLESNKQTERIGNLFEDLLLEPAEQTVNQESSTLQKTDLTESYSESIADKEKSDISYNEVLEKIETVLSKLNTIKFKSPAVLKEIDKYKKLQSEIADQPNKFSKDRIHEILKKAERFISSHKDKNTEYRVQTKPELKKGILKYLFSKPDDVVNTSLQNSTDITQEQIEAFRDTNYDGTLNNYRKHYQFANYMDGNWVHDFYYGEGNIYAKLEQLEIDFKDKFAVGGTEDQYNKQLNLLLNVLPKPKTFDEIFISPNHEFVHQFALGQVEKERYNYNTKSNEVVVVDYNLAEKFKDFVGTLASDAFQGSSAWEVRQFVDNETVTGSDKERNALVRDRRKVAANDLFQKFIREELSDELRERFVKDFNRNYNNIHVPDYSKFPLFSKIYKNFKGSELKLTEVQKSGIGRLTTKGVGLLAHEVGFGKTLSGILSMHEAMERGNSKRPLIVVPNDSILKQWVETIFETIPDAKVNVLGNLGKDYDLSKFDNKDGEITIVTYEGFNNIGFSESITEDLASKFSYISESELRSVNSISERDFQKELEKTKEVEGKMKRGKIYDWEDFGFDHMTFDEVHNANHIVGKVRIEDRRFSSHFRSQNQQTSKLGINTWMAAQYIQQKYDGRNVTLLSATPFTNKPLEYYSILSLIANKRLEESGYFNVNTFFETFMEADTDMEIDAKGDVKFKANVRRFKNNSLFQQLLSEFIDIKGEEDNPELIRPNKINKEYKIEQNDLTKEQYDLLTENFSETEKGAILTHILNARLIAISPYLSPYYEGDFPSLEEFIENSPKLNETMNLIRQNKKDIPGAGQIIYSELAVSEFPKMKEYLVTNIGYRPDEIGVITGATSKPQRIAIQNDFNSGKIKIIIGSEAIQEGMNLQENTTDLYLLSLPYNFTTLRQVEGRAWRQGNKHENVRVNFMLTNDSIDVFMLQKLQSKQARYLEAMKKGADVLDISDISTQELKTSIITNPETRANIEIELLKKKIESEKNKHLADIAFVLRKQEDFLKVKEMVTKAEQSYNRILGYCQNEDENTDYWKNQLPAYQKTIDLAKAEVQKTIEFLGEKGVNVAEIEKQTKNTEDQIALLDKKLEDLSEARTQLIRRYKQEQEERLKFNKEISYVIERAQENKAFFKLALETQLNYKSSHLMTNSRNEIAVKTDIKRGR; this comes from the coding sequence ATGAGTGAGCCTTTAGAAATAAATGATGACCTCACTGTCATTGAAGGAAGTAAAAACGAACTAATCCTTTTTGCAAAAGATGAGGATGCTAAGTCGTTTCTAAAACTGTTAGAACTTAACAGGCAATCCAATAGCAGAACGCTCGTGACGCTCAATGCGGTTACGAATACAAAAAAATTCCTCAACAGGTTCCAGTATTTCGGAGGCAAGATCTTTTTGTGTCTTGAAGCAAACCGGACAGGCGATGCAGCAACGCTCAAGATACTGATGGAATTTAAGGAAAAGAATATCAAAGACATCCGGAAAATGTATGAGATATCCGCCAATGGAAATAAAGACCTGTCTCAGTATCTTAAAAACAAATTAGATGATCTTCATAAAAATAGTAATTTAGTCACATCAAAAGAATCAGAAAATGCAGCCACTACTATTAGACCAAACGGAATATCCGACACTCAGCACCTGGAATCCGGATCTGCTGGACGAGATTCTGGAAAACCTTTGCAGAACAGCCAATCCGAACAAAACGCAAATAACAACAGAGGACAAAATGTGGGCGGCTCAAATGCTGGAAATGGATCTTCAGGCGCAGAGCGGAGCGATCTCACAATCGGAGAGCGAGGAAGAAGATCCACTGATGGAACACAATCTCAGGATGCTGAAGAAAAACCTTCCGTGGGCAGAATCATATTCGGGCGAATTGCAACCAGCACAGGAAGATCCGAAGGACAAGTTCCCAAGATAACCAATAATTCTGCAAATGTCGCAGAATTAGACGGTCTCATCGCGAAATATAATGGTCAGAAGCTGACCAACCAGCAAGTTGCAGAAGTCGTTTCCGCAGCTTGTTTTATTTCAAATAACAAAGAGGTTATTTTTAAAGATGGCATCGCCATCACCGAAGAGCTAAAAGATATCTGCAATCAGTTCAAAAGCGGTGGTGTCGCTAAAGAGGGGCGTGGTATTCTTGACGAGTATTACACGGATGAGAAAATCGTAGAGGCTGTCCGAAACCTCATCAAAGAACCATTTGAAAACAGGAAAGAATTAAATGTTTTAGAACCGAGCGTGGGGACGGGCAACTTTTTGTATGCAGCTAAAGGACTTGCTTCTAATGCAACTATTTCTGCCTTTGAGATCAATGAGACCACAGCGAAGATCGCGAAAATACTCCATCCTGAAGCCAACATAAATCTTCGTTCTTTTGAAACCGAATTTATTGATGAGAAGGGAAACAAAAAGGATTTCTCTTACCAATACGATCTTGTGATAGGTAATCCACCCTACGGGGAACATCGCGGTCTCTATAAAGGATTGGGTGAGGAGCCCAAACTTTCCAGATACGAAGATTACTTTGTCAAGCGCAGCCTGGATGTACTTAAAGACGATGGAGTTCTGGCGATGGTCCTTCCATCAGGCTGGCTCAACCGCAAGAGAGATCTTGAAAATGCTGAACTGGTCAAGGCTTTCCGGTTACCGACAGGGGCTTTTTCAGGAACACAGATCGGAACAGATATCATTATCCTGAAAAAGTCCGCGCAAATAATCAAGCATAATATCTCGGATTACTTTGAAAAAAATCCAGAAAACATTTTGGGTGAGATCCGTGAGAAACCGAATAGTTTCGGACGGATGGAGCTATACGTTCACGGAAATCTGGATGAAGCATTAGCAAGGCTGCAGAGACTTGAATCGAACAAACAAACCGAGAGGATTGGAAATCTTTTTGAAGACCTATTGTTAGAGCCAGCAGAACAGACGGTGAATCAAGAGTCTTCTACGTTGCAAAAAACTGATCTGACCGAATCGTATTCGGAAAGTATTGCTGATAAGGAAAAAAGTGATATTAGCTACAATGAAGTCCTGGAAAAAATTGAGACTGTTCTTTCTAAGCTCAATACCATAAAATTTAAATCGCCGGCGGTTCTCAAAGAAATTGATAAATACAAAAAGCTGCAGTCCGAGATAGCAGATCAGCCAAACAAATTTTCAAAGGACAGAATCCATGAAATTCTGAAAAAAGCAGAGCGGTTTATTAGTTCCCATAAAGATAAAAACACGGAATACAGGGTTCAGACGAAGCCTGAGCTTAAAAAAGGAATATTAAAATATCTATTCTCCAAGCCTGACGATGTTGTCAATACTTCGCTTCAGAATAGCACTGATATTACTCAGGAACAAATTGAAGCCTTCCGGGATACCAATTATGATGGCACATTGAACAATTATCGAAAACATTATCAATTCGCTAATTACATGGATGGCAATTGGGTTCACGATTTTTATTACGGAGAAGGAAATATTTATGCAAAGCTCGAGCAGCTGGAGATAGATTTCAAGGATAAATTTGCTGTCGGAGGAACTGAAGACCAATATAACAAGCAGCTGAATCTCCTTCTTAATGTGCTTCCCAAACCTAAAACCTTTGATGAAATTTTTATAAGCCCCAATCACGAGTTCGTCCATCAATTTGCATTGGGACAGGTGGAAAAAGAACGGTACAACTACAATACTAAATCAAATGAAGTCGTTGTAGTGGATTATAATCTGGCTGAAAAATTTAAAGATTTTGTCGGGACTTTAGCGAGTGATGCCTTTCAGGGTTCTTCAGCGTGGGAGGTCCGGCAGTTTGTCGATAATGAGACCGTAACGGGAAGTGATAAGGAAAGAAATGCTTTAGTCCGGGACAGAAGAAAGGTCGCAGCCAACGATCTCTTTCAAAAATTTATCCGTGAAGAATTATCGGATGAGCTTAGGGAGCGATTTGTCAAGGACTTTAACAGAAATTACAACAACATTCACGTTCCGGACTATTCCAAATTCCCTTTGTTTTCTAAAATTTACAAGAACTTCAAAGGTTCAGAATTAAAATTAACCGAGGTTCAGAAATCTGGTATCGGAAGACTGACAACGAAAGGTGTAGGTTTGCTGGCACACGAGGTAGGATTCGGAAAAACCTTATCCGGAATCCTCTCCATGCACGAAGCGATGGAACGAGGAAATTCTAAAAGACCATTGATCGTGGTTCCCAACGACAGCATACTAAAGCAGTGGGTGGAGACCATCTTTGAAACAATACCGGATGCAAAGGTCAATGTGCTTGGCAACCTCGGTAAAGATTATGACCTTTCAAAATTTGATAACAAAGATGGAGAGATTACTATCGTTACTTATGAGGGCTTTAATAACATAGGTTTTTCTGAAAGTATTACTGAAGATCTGGCTTCAAAGTTCTCTTATATCTCCGAAAGCGAACTACGCAGCGTAAACTCAATTAGTGAACGGGATTTCCAGAAAGAATTGGAAAAGACCAAAGAGGTAGAGGGTAAAATGAAGCGAGGAAAGATATACGACTGGGAAGATTTCGGTTTTGACCATATGACCTTTGATGAAGTCCATAATGCCAATCATATTGTGGGGAAGGTCAGAATTGAGGACAGAAGATTCTCTTCCCACTTTAGAAGCCAGAATCAGCAGACTTCCAAATTGGGCATTAATACCTGGATGGCTGCACAGTACATCCAGCAAAAATACGATGGTAGAAATGTTACCCTGCTTTCTGCCACACCATTTACCAATAAACCGCTGGAATACTATTCCATATTATCCCTGATTGCCAATAAACGTCTGGAAGAATCAGGCTATTTCAATGTCAATACCTTCTTCGAAACTTTTATGGAAGCAGATACTGATATGGAGATTGATGCGAAAGGTGATGTAAAGTTTAAAGCTAATGTTCGCCGGTTCAAGAACAATTCCTTGTTTCAGCAGCTATTATCTGAATTTATAGACATTAAAGGCGAAGAGGATAACCCCGAACTGATTCGTCCGAACAAGATCAACAAAGAGTATAAAATTGAGCAAAATGACCTGACGAAAGAGCAGTACGATCTATTGACGGAAAATTTCAGCGAAACAGAAAAAGGAGCAATTCTCACCCACATTCTTAATGCAAGGCTGATTGCTATTTCTCCGTATCTATCCCCTTACTATGAAGGGGACTTCCCGTCCCTGGAAGAATTTATTGAAAATTCACCGAAGCTGAATGAGACGATGAACCTCATCCGACAGAATAAAAAAGACATTCCGGGTGCGGGACAGATCATTTATTCTGAATTAGCAGTCTCGGAATTTCCAAAGATGAAAGAGTACCTTGTGACCAATATTGGTTACAGACCAGATGAAATCGGGGTCATTACCGGTGCCACATCCAAGCCTCAAAGGATAGCCATTCAGAATGATTTTAATTCCGGGAAGATAAAAATCATCATCGGCAGTGAAGCAATTCAGGAGGGAATGAATCTGCAGGAAAACACGACAGATCTGTACCTCCTCTCCCTACCCTATAACTTTACGACCTTGAGACAAGTGGAAGGACGTGCCTGGCGGCAGGGAAACAAGCACGAAAATGTGAGAGTTAATTTTATGCTAACTAATGACAGCATCGATGTATTTATGCTACAGAAGTTACAATCAAAACAGGCGAGGTATCTGGAAGCGATGAAAAAGGGAGCTGATGTACTCGACATCTCAGATATCAGTACGCAGGAACTTAAAACGTCTATCATCACAAATCCCGAGACAAGGGCTAATATCGAAATTGAATTGCTGAAAAAGAAGATCGAGAGTGAGAAAAACAAGCATCTGGCAGATATTGCCTTTGTCCTTAGAAAACAGGAAGATTTTCTAAAAGTGAAGGAAATGGTGACCAAGGCTGAGCAGTCTTATAACAGAATCCTAGGCTACTGCCAAAATGAAGATGAGAATACTGACTATTGGAAAAATCAACTTCCTGCTTACCAGAAGACGATTGACCTTGCTAAAGCGGAAGTTCAGAAAACAATCGAATTCTTAGGTGAAAAAGGGGTCAATGTTGCAGAGATAGAAAAGCAAACTAAAAATACGGAAGATCAAATTGCTCTATTGGATAAGAAATTAGAAGATCTTTCCGAGGCTAGGACGCAACTTATTAGGCGGTATAAGCAAGAGCAGGAGGAACGGCTAAAATTCAACAAAGAAATTAGTTATGTTATTGAAAGAGCTCAGGAAAACAAAGCATTTTTTAAACTAGCATTAGAGACACAACTAAATTATAAAAGCTCACATCTTATGACAAATTCTCGAAATGAAATTGCAGTAAAAACTGACATAAAAAGAGGAAGGTAG
- a CDS encoding SMODS domain-containing nucleotidyltransferase — MKIDSYFNDFLSNIRLTSSQKADLITGHTTLRRRLLADDDLKDIIISTFLQGSYRRSTAIRPLNGKRADVDVIIVTNLDRESITPEDAIEKFIPFVKKHYDGKYQLQGRSIGIELSYVDLDIVITSAPSEVDKAALQSISVLSTLMLEDFAPTYEWRLSKGWSEPDLQKANVYLSEAVKSEAEWKTSPLWIPDREAEQWDQTHPLEQIRWTRDKNKNTNKHFVNVVKALKWWRTLQLTNLKYPKGYPIEHMIGDCCPDGISSVAEGVSKTLEGIVDTYYMDYLMDRTPILSDRGVPEHDVWKRVSVEDFKSFYDSVKEYSNIAKEALEAESLKEQVNKWRQIFGDKFPPYDDDDDDASGKNSITPSGGFTPRKESSDVESGRFA, encoded by the coding sequence ATGAAAATTGATTCTTATTTTAATGATTTTTTGTCAAATATCAGATTGACTTCTTCACAGAAAGCAGATTTAATTACAGGGCATACTACGCTTCGCAGGAGATTGTTAGCCGATGATGATCTTAAGGACATAATAATATCCACATTTTTGCAGGGTAGTTATCGAAGATCAACTGCTATTAGGCCACTAAATGGTAAAAGAGCTGATGTAGATGTGATTATAGTTACTAATCTCGATAGGGAATCTATAACTCCTGAAGATGCTATTGAAAAATTTATTCCTTTTGTCAAAAAGCATTATGATGGTAAATACCAATTACAAGGGCGGTCTATAGGAATAGAATTGTCTTATGTTGACTTGGATATTGTAATCACGTCAGCGCCATCTGAGGTGGACAAAGCTGCCTTACAATCTATTAGTGTTCTCTCAACTTTAATGCTTGAAGACTTTGCACCAACTTACGAATGGAGGCTTTCTAAAGGATGGTCCGAACCAGACCTACAAAAGGCAAATGTTTATTTATCAGAGGCCGTAAAATCAGAAGCAGAGTGGAAAACAAGCCCTTTATGGATACCAGATAGAGAAGCGGAACAATGGGATCAAACGCATCCACTAGAGCAAATTAGATGGACACGAGATAAAAACAAAAACACCAATAAACATTTTGTCAATGTTGTAAAGGCATTAAAATGGTGGAGAACACTACAACTTACCAATCTTAAATATCCCAAAGGGTATCCTATTGAGCATATGATTGGAGATTGTTGTCCTGATGGCATCTCTTCAGTAGCTGAAGGTGTTTCTAAAACATTAGAAGGTATTGTTGATACCTACTACATGGACTACCTAATGGATAGGACACCAATACTTTCTGATCGAGGGGTTCCTGAACATGATGTATGGAAGAGAGTTTCTGTTGAAGATTTTAAATCTTTTTACGATTCTGTAAAAGAGTATTCAAACATAGCTAAGGAAGCACTTGAAGCGGAAAGTTTGAAAGAACAGGTAAATAAATGGAGACAAATTTTCGGCGATAAATTTCCACCGTATGACGATGATGACGATGATGCCTCTGGAAAAAATTCGATAACCCCTTCAGGAGGGTTCACTCCTAGAAAAGAAAGCTCAGATGTTGAATCAGGACGTTTTGCATAA
- a CDS encoding M23 family metallopeptidase: MKTLTTYCFIALFFSFHCFVYGQFNTLIPIQPKKTENLPIVEKTDETKDLKQKSDKKFWKAIFNTSSKADLKKELDSLKTMIKENSENNNKKWRILKIQDSLILQLQSQVIINEQKRTTSITRNDYENKTGELTLSKIAMPLSRSVSVRSPYGMRIHPLLGRAKMHNGIDLKANYENVYSVMDGMVTATGWDPKGGGNYIKVKHYNRFETSYLHLSEIYYRTGDPVKAGYIIAKSGNSGNSTGAHLHFAVRENGNYINPIRFLNDLIEANHWLATSYQN, translated from the coding sequence ATGAAAACGCTTACAACATACTGCTTTATCGCCTTATTTTTTTCTTTTCATTGCTTTGTGTATGGGCAATTCAATACCCTTATACCCATCCAGCCTAAGAAAACAGAGAATCTTCCAATTGTGGAGAAGACGGATGAGACTAAGGATTTGAAGCAGAAAAGCGACAAAAAATTCTGGAAGGCTATTTTTAACACAAGCTCCAAAGCAGACCTGAAAAAAGAACTGGATTCGTTGAAAACAATGATCAAAGAGAATTCAGAAAATAACAACAAAAAATGGAGAATACTAAAAATCCAGGACTCGCTGATTTTACAGCTGCAAAGCCAAGTAATTATTAATGAACAGAAACGAACTACTTCTATAACGAGGAATGATTATGAAAATAAAACCGGAGAACTGACGTTATCAAAGATCGCAATGCCATTAAGCAGGTCTGTTTCTGTAAGGTCTCCATACGGAATGAGAATACACCCCTTACTTGGAAGAGCCAAAATGCATAATGGTATTGACCTGAAAGCCAATTATGAGAATGTATATTCCGTGATGGACGGAATGGTTACCGCCACAGGATGGGATCCTAAAGGCGGTGGAAATTACATCAAAGTGAAGCATTATAACCGGTTTGAAACTTCTTACCTGCACCTTTCAGAAATTTATTACAGAACAGGAGACCCGGTAAAAGCGGGATATATCATTGCGAAAAGCGGCAATTCCGGAAATTCTACAGGAGCACACCTGCACTTTGCGGTCAGGGAGAATGGGAATTACATCAATCCTATCCGTTTTCTCAATGACCTTATCGAAGCCAATCATTGGCTTGCAACATCTTATCAAAACTAA
- a CDS encoding SAVED domain-containing protein, whose product MANNVLARQAGDDYQAKFFWLHASRLNIPHTCVKQVAWEMNGTFGFDDVVVYYDPASKDPSGGDVIQECYQVKFHVDHKRGFTWESLMEPEFIGNKTESILQRLYKNYENDPASFKNKRYILVNSWGLDYSNQLSILLGNNGGIRLSVLFKGGENSVNGKIRKEWKEHLGISSDDVLSEVLSTLRIKHSSDDESRLKENLNNHLLISGLETIPADQRSGKYNDLIRNLHAAGRNIFTKDELMEICKQEKLYVGIKEAENLFFKAGVRSFYRGAENLHNEVDCIACLLHCFSGRFVLDEYSGMDFINSEIDKLSNLIISAKSPVLLNLDTHLSIAMLFGKNLNPKYGGLDITVVQKTFNGNLMWKPQFENKEMYPSPFWNIDNSNGDEKGSDMVLSLSVTHDIRADVSDFATTNLTGIKLNVEAVIQTGVGATSIKDATHAVLALEELIADIRLLKRKHGITGKVHLFMSGPNALAFFLGQRISPLGAVTLYEYDFEQQRSLGYHAILDL is encoded by the coding sequence ATGGCAAACAACGTTTTAGCGAGGCAGGCCGGTGATGATTACCAGGCTAAATTTTTTTGGTTACATGCATCTAGGCTTAATATTCCACATACTTGCGTCAAACAGGTTGCCTGGGAAATGAATGGAACTTTTGGTTTTGACGATGTGGTTGTTTACTACGACCCTGCATCAAAAGATCCAAGTGGAGGAGATGTGATCCAAGAATGTTATCAGGTTAAATTTCATGTTGACCACAAAAGAGGTTTTACGTGGGAATCGCTTATGGAACCTGAGTTTATAGGAAACAAAACGGAATCAATATTACAGAGATTATATAAAAATTACGAAAATGATCCTGCGAGTTTCAAGAATAAGCGATATATATTAGTAAATTCTTGGGGGCTAGACTACAGTAATCAACTAAGTATTCTTCTCGGTAATAACGGAGGAATTAGATTAAGTGTTCTCTTTAAGGGTGGAGAAAACTCTGTAAATGGAAAAATTAGAAAGGAATGGAAAGAGCACTTGGGTATAAGCAGCGATGATGTGTTAAGTGAAGTACTATCTACCCTTAGGATCAAGCATAGCTCTGATGACGAGAGTCGCCTTAAAGAAAATTTAAACAACCATTTGTTAATATCCGGCTTGGAAACTATTCCAGCGGATCAACGTTCCGGTAAATATAATGACTTAATTCGGAATCTTCACGCAGCAGGTCGGAATATTTTTACAAAGGACGAACTAATGGAGATTTGCAAACAGGAGAAACTTTATGTTGGAATTAAAGAAGCAGAGAACTTGTTTTTCAAGGCGGGCGTCCGAAGTTTTTACAGAGGTGCTGAAAATCTTCATAATGAAGTAGATTGTATTGCTTGTTTACTTCATTGCTTTTCGGGAAGGTTTGTATTGGATGAATATTCAGGAATGGACTTCATCAATTCAGAAATCGATAAACTTTCGAATCTTATAATATCTGCAAAATCTCCTGTATTATTAAATCTGGATACACATCTGTCTATTGCGATGTTATTTGGAAAGAATCTGAATCCGAAGTATGGCGGTTTGGATATAACTGTTGTCCAGAAAACTTTCAATGGAAATCTGATGTGGAAACCGCAATTTGAGAATAAAGAAATGTATCCTTCTCCATTTTGGAATATTGATAATAGTAATGGAGATGAAAAAGGGAGTGATATGGTCTTGTCACTTAGTGTAACGCATGATATTAGAGCTGATGTATCTGATTTCGCCACAACAAATTTGACTGGTATCAAACTTAATGTGGAAGCTGTTATTCAAACTGGTGTAGGGGCAACTTCTATAAAGGATGCTACCCATGCGGTATTGGCTCTAGAAGAATTGATTGCCGACATAAGATTATTAAAGAGAAAACATGGAATTACCGGAAAAGTACATCTTTTTATGTCAGGACCTAATGCTTTGGCTTTCTTTTTAGGGCAAAGAATAAGTCCTCTTGGCGCTGTGACACTTTATGAATACGACTTTGAACAGCAGAGATCATTAGGATATCACGCTATTTTAGATTTATAA
- the traN gene encoding conjugative transposon protein TraN — protein sequence MKTLLHSLLLFTAPFFTAQTATPEQIISDLPELEITEGINLHMISPEPIQYVDLSTDKLTGDLPASSIARIKITDNPVSEKDKKKQSISFFSGDTVGIITVVGQSFIAQYKVVYRSQDNLNTITNIHIQPEAMQPIEFDKMSFSNRELRQFALDIIQNKADKKPVRTENNLNLRMQLNNVYVMADYIFLDMNFKNTSNLSYDLEALKFSIEDKKIHKATNNQSIEMTPVFQLNPQKHFRKNFRNIYVFKKFTYPNSKVMMIRLIEEQLSGRTIEMKVNYSDILKADTF from the coding sequence ATGAAAACCTTACTACACAGCCTCCTGCTCTTCACCGCACCATTTTTCACCGCACAGACAGCCACTCCTGAGCAGATCATTTCTGATCTGCCGGAACTTGAGATCACGGAAGGGATCAACCTTCACATGATCTCACCGGAACCCATTCAATATGTTGACCTTTCCACCGATAAACTGACCGGCGATCTTCCTGCCAGCAGTATCGCAAGAATTAAAATTACCGATAACCCAGTCTCTGAGAAGGATAAAAAGAAACAATCCATCTCTTTTTTCAGCGGAGATACAGTGGGGATCATCACGGTTGTCGGTCAATCATTCATCGCACAGTATAAGGTGGTCTATAGAAGCCAAGATAATCTGAATACCATTACCAACATTCATATTCAGCCCGAAGCGATGCAGCCCATCGAGTTTGACAAAATGAGCTTCTCAAACCGCGAACTCAGGCAATTTGCCTTGGACATCATTCAAAATAAAGCTGACAAAAAGCCTGTCAGAACAGAAAACAACCTGAATCTCCGTATGCAGCTTAACAATGTATATGTGATGGCTGATTACATCTTTCTGGATATGAACTTTAAAAATACTTCCAATCTGAGTTACGACCTGGAAGCCCTCAAGTTTTCCATAGAGGATAAAAAGATCCATAAGGCGACCAACAATCAGAGTATTGAGATGACACCGGTGTTTCAGCTAAATCCTCAAAAGCATTTCAGGAAAAACTTCAGAAATATTTATGTATTCAAAAAATTTACCTATCCGAACTCCAAGGTGATGATGATCCGTCTTATCGAGGAACAGCTCTCCGGAAGGACCATCGAAATGAAAGTAAACTATTCGGATATCCTTAAAGCAGATACCTTCTAG